The following coding sequences are from one Halorubrum sp. BOL3-1 window:
- a CDS encoding DUF2249 domain-containing protein, with translation MSELDVREIPPNERHDRIHDVDDPEPGESLTIVNDHDPKPLYYELSAEVPAFDDEACAVEREGPERFVAELPKAATGSEPETVRIDDLNGEPHARAFPGSEPKTVRPSLSAGEDVAEHDHPDRTVLFHALEGSFDVALDGEDYRVETLGGDDVLIQYNDRTPQFLFPRLDDRGFAHAAVETDETDAVVTAVWPADGEAGVSTGDGGGSGGPDATDPASDSASNP, from the coding sequence ATGTCCGAACTCGACGTCAGGGAGATCCCGCCGAACGAGCGACACGACCGGATTCACGACGTCGACGACCCGGAACCGGGAGAGTCGCTCACGATAGTCAACGACCACGACCCGAAGCCGCTCTACTACGAGCTGTCGGCGGAGGTCCCCGCGTTCGACGACGAGGCCTGCGCGGTCGAGCGCGAGGGGCCGGAGCGGTTCGTGGCCGAACTGCCGAAGGCGGCGACGGGGTCCGAGCCGGAAACCGTCCGGATCGACGACCTCAACGGCGAGCCGCACGCGCGGGCGTTCCCCGGCAGCGAGCCGAAGACCGTCCGGCCCTCGCTGTCGGCGGGCGAGGACGTCGCGGAACACGACCACCCCGACAGGACGGTCCTGTTCCACGCGCTGGAGGGGTCCTTCGACGTCGCCCTCGACGGCGAGGACTACCGCGTCGAGACGCTCGGCGGCGACGACGTCCTGATCCAGTACAACGACCGGACGCCGCAGTTCCTCTTCCCGCGGCTCGACGACCGCGGGTTCGCGCACGCCGCGGTCGAGACCGACGAGACCGACGCGGTCGTCACCGCGGTCTGGCCGGCCGACGGTGAGGCCGGCGTTTCGACCGGTGACGGAGGGGGCTCGGGAGGTCCCGACGCGACCGACCCGGCCTCGGACAGCGCGTCGAACCCCTAA